In one window of Henckelia pumila isolate YLH828 chromosome 1, ASM3356847v2, whole genome shotgun sequence DNA:
- the LOC140875758 gene encoding non-functional NADPH-dependent codeinone reductase 2-like translates to MDIDRIHLAIPEINLNSGTGKIPVLGFGTASDPPADSETRKRAVLEDIQVGYRHFDTASLYNSEKPLGEAVVEAVNSGLIKSREELFITSKLWCSDAHGQYVLPALMETLKNLDMGYVDLYLIHWPVSAKPGKREYPIKEDDFLPMDFGTVWAAMEECQRTCLTKSIGVSNFTCKQLREILDMAKIPPAVNQVEVNPCWQQKKLREFCVERRIVVVAYSVLGSIGTFYGSERVMESEVLKQIAETKGKTIAQVCLRWAYEQGVGVLVKSFNKERMKQNADIFGWSLSVEEVDEISKIPQRTACLGLDYTSVYCPYKTIEELWDE, encoded by the exons ATGGATATCGATCGAATCCACTTAGCTATCCCAGAAATCAATCTGAATTCAGGCACCGGAAAGATCCCTGTTCTTGGATTTGGAACGGCATCGGATCCTCCTGCGGATTCGGAAACCAGGAAGAGAGCTGTTTTAGAAGACATCCAAGTTGGTTATAGGCATTTTGACACTGCTTCACTGTATAATTCAGAGAAACCACTCGGAGAAGCCGTAGTTGAAGCGGTGAACAGCGGTCTGATCAAGTCGCGGGAAGAGTTATTCATCACTTCGAAGCTTTGGTGTAGTGATGCTCATGGCCAATATGTTCTTCCAGCACTAATGGAAACCCTCAA AAATCTAGACATGGGTTATGTTGATTTGTATCTGATACATTGGCCTGTGAGTGCTAAGCCTGGAAAAAGGGAGTATCCCATTAAAGAAGACGACTTTCTTCCCATGGATTTTGGCACAGTTTGGGCAGCCATGGAAGAGTGCCAAAGAACTTGCCTCACAAAATCTATTGGAGTCAGCAATTTCACTTGCAAGCAGCTTCGGGAAATCTTGGACATGGCGAAGATTCCGCCTGCTGTAAACCAA GTTGAGGTGAATCCATGTTGGCAACAAAAGAAGCTGAGAGAATTCTGCGTGGAAAGAAGAATTGTTGTAGTTGCTTACTCTGTTTTGGGATCGATTGGTACATTTTATGGGAGTGAAAGAGTTATGGAATCAGAAGTGCTCAAGCAAATAGCAGAGACCAAAGGAAAGACTATTGCTCAG GTTTGCTTGAGATGGGCTTATGAGCAAGGAGTTGGAGTGTTGGTGAAGAGTTTTAACAAAGAGAGGATGAAGCAAAATGCAGACATATTTGGTTGGTCTTTAAGCGTGGAAGAAGTTGATGAGATTAGCAAAATCCCACAACGCACGGCATGTCTTGGATTGGATTACACCTCAGTCTATTGCCCTTACAAGACAATTGAGGAGCTTTGGGATGAATAA